The Desulfovibrio subterraneus genome has a segment encoding these proteins:
- the pseI gene encoding pseudaminic acid synthase yields the protein MSTSSVQIGSRLVGSGHKAYIIAEMSANHNGNFDYAVNMIKEMSMCGADAVKIQTFTADSITIDCDSSLFKPRHSQWAGLNLFKLYEKAAMPFEWQPKLKKLADELSVDFISTPVDSATAVFLDDLVCAYKVASFELVDIPFLKSLGAMGKPVILSTGMATLAEIEEAVEAVRSGGTEVVLLKCTSAYPAVPEEANLRTIPHLSQAFHCPVGLSDHTKGITVPVAAVALGASVIEKHFMLPDVEGLDKDFSLTPQEFKDMVDSVRNAEAALGAVHYGPTERELAGGHKSRRSLFVVKDMEKGEVFSDQNVRSIRPGAGMKPKYFEKVLGKVATRDVERGTPLSWDLLG from the coding sequence GTGTCAACTTCATCAGTTCAGATCGGTTCACGGTTAGTCGGATCTGGCCATAAAGCATATATTATTGCCGAAATGAGTGCTAATCATAATGGTAATTTTGATTATGCTGTCAACATGATAAAAGAAATGAGCATGTGCGGAGCTGATGCTGTAAAAATTCAAACATTTACTGCGGATTCGATTACGATAGACTGTGACAGCTCTTTATTTAAGCCGCGGCATAGTCAATGGGCTGGACTGAACTTGTTCAAGCTTTACGAAAAGGCTGCTATGCCCTTCGAGTGGCAGCCTAAATTAAAAAAACTTGCTGATGAGTTGTCTGTTGATTTTATCTCAACGCCTGTTGACAGCGCAACGGCTGTTTTTTTGGATGATCTAGTTTGTGCTTACAAAGTTGCTTCCTTCGAGCTTGTCGATATCCCATTTCTTAAGTCGTTAGGCGCTATGGGAAAGCCAGTGATTCTTTCTACAGGTATGGCAACGTTAGCTGAAATTGAAGAAGCCGTAGAAGCTGTTCGTTCGGGGGGAACCGAAGTGGTGCTGCTGAAGTGCACCAGTGCGTATCCTGCTGTCCCCGAAGAGGCTAACTTGCGTACTATTCCTCACCTTTCCCAAGCTTTTCATTGTCCTGTTGGGTTGTCCGATCATACCAAGGGGATAACTGTTCCTGTGGCCGCCGTAGCGCTAGGGGCGAGCGTTATTGAAAAGCATTTTATGCTCCCTGATGTTGAGGGACTTGATAAAGATTTTTCGCTAACTCCTCAGGAATTTAAGGATATGGTGGATTCTGTCCGTAATGCTGAAGCAGCACTGGGGGCGGTGCATTACGGCCCTACTGAGCGAGAGCTGGCAGGTGGGCATAAGTCGCGGCGTTCCCTTTTCGTTGTTAAGGATATGGAGAAAGGGGAGGTTTTTTCTGATCAAAACGTGCGAAGCATTAGGCCCGGTGCAGGGATGAAGCCCAAGTATTTTGAAAAGGTTTTAGGTAAGGTTGCGACTCGTGATGTTGAGCGGGGAACCCCGCTTAGTTGGGATTTGCTTGGTTAA
- a CDS encoding class I SAM-dependent methyltransferase — protein MKYADKVVDYFSKLIDRHGESVEVVDWGSESSQRLRFDVIYEAGLGGVGSVLDVGCGRGDFYPYILSRNPAVDYLGVDLTPGMVSLAQKRFPHARFECRDVLVDTLPEGAFDAVVASGIFHIVLEDNIAFARKMISSLFLCARKVLVFNMLSSHASEKEPGEYYFSPEVVLNVCQSISVRTVIRHDYKINDFTVYMYK, from the coding sequence ATGAAGTATGCTGATAAGGTCGTGGATTATTTTTCAAAGCTGATAGATAGGCACGGCGAGTCAGTCGAGGTGGTGGATTGGGGTAGCGAGTCGAGCCAGAGGCTTCGGTTTGATGTCATATATGAAGCTGGTTTAGGTGGAGTTGGTTCCGTGTTGGATGTTGGCTGTGGTAGAGGGGACTTTTATCCTTATATTTTATCGCGGAATCCCGCTGTTGATTATTTGGGAGTTGATCTCACCCCCGGGATGGTTTCGTTGGCGCAGAAGCGGTTTCCGCATGCTCGTTTTGAGTGTCGAGATGTGTTGGTTGACACGCTTCCAGAGGGGGCATTTGATGCTGTAGTTGCGTCTGGAATTTTCCATATTGTTTTGGAGGATAATATTGCTTTTGCAAGAAAAATGATATCTTCTTTGTTTTTGTGTGCCCGTAAAGTTCTTGTTTTCAATATGCTGAGTTCGCACGCTTCAGAAAAAGAACCAGGAGAGTATTATTTTTCTCCTGAAGTTGTTTTGAATGTTTGTCAAAGTATATCTGTGCGCACAGTGATAAGGCATGATTATAAGATTAACGATTTTACTGTTTATATGTATAAGTAA
- a CDS encoding ketoacyl-ACP synthase III, with protein MLGIKNIGVALGDTVVDNVSRAALFGKTESFVTDKIGFSTVVRADGCETSDLCCKAYADLCAKASVDIETIDCIVVCTQNPDGAGLPHTSALLHAKLNAPETVAAFDISLGCSGYVYGLSVVLGLMEHAGFSKGLLFTADPYSKVLDSDDAVTEMLFGDGATCTFISNDPVYAVGKTAFGTNGALGGALVVDPLTKKLHMDGRSIFNFTMRVVPDQISKCLELNNVTSESVDLFLLHQASRYIIENMAKRLGVPVEKVPFKLHHTGNLVSSTLPFMLSDYIESGPEKILLSGFGVGLSWASTVLNRAI; from the coding sequence ATGTTGGGAATTAAGAATATTGGTGTCGCTTTAGGTGATACGGTTGTTGACAATGTTTCGCGTGCTGCACTGTTTGGAAAAACCGAATCGTTTGTCACCGATAAGATCGGTTTTTCAACTGTTGTGAGAGCTGATGGCTGTGAAACATCAGATTTGTGTTGTAAGGCGTATGCTGATTTGTGTGCTAAGGCTTCTGTCGATATCGAAACGATAGATTGTATAGTCGTTTGTACACAAAATCCTGATGGTGCTGGTTTGCCACACACCTCTGCCTTGCTCCATGCAAAGTTAAATGCACCAGAAACTGTGGCTGCATTTGATATCTCGCTAGGTTGTTCTGGATATGTCTATGGCCTTTCGGTTGTGCTTGGTCTCATGGAGCACGCTGGGTTTTCCAAAGGGTTATTGTTTACCGCAGATCCATATTCTAAAGTATTGGACTCAGATGACGCAGTGACAGAAATGTTGTTCGGTGACGGGGCAACTTGTACTTTTATTTCAAATGATCCGGTATATGCTGTCGGTAAGACGGCTTTTGGAACCAATGGTGCTTTGGGTGGTGCCTTGGTTGTTGATCCGTTAACGAAGAAGTTGCATATGGACGGACGGTCTATATTTAATTTTACTATGCGTGTTGTTCCTGACCAAATCAGTAAATGTTTAGAGTTGAATAATGTTACGTCTGAAAGCGTTGATTTGTTTTTGCTACATCAGGCGTCAAGATATATAATTGAAAATATGGCGAAGCGCCTTGGTGTTCCTGTGGAAAAGGTGCCGTTTAAGCTTCACCATACTGGTAATCTCGTGTCTTCAACTTTGCCTTTTATGCTCAGTGATTATATTGAATCTGGTCCTGAAAAGATTTTGCTTTCAGGATTTGGGGTTGGATTGTCTTGGGCGTCAACGGTTTTGAACCGTGCTATTTAG
- a CDS encoding ABC transporter ATP-binding protein, with product MTITELVKIFWSIIAPDNKKRLFFVVFMQCVAAVVENVMAVSIASFASFSVNPQAFLENTKVIILLSHIPFVEARVVDIMLFLVAAMVVSVALKVVFSLSSEYMQSTLAEKISNDTAMATMKSLMARSFSWHLKQNPADLVLALQWRQFGSGLCSTITQIVFNIMLALLLLSTLCFADPVLVIPMLIISCMGGAVYKVFRGRVSSTSKLYFYICLVINAIVSRGIYGVREVKVFQAENYLEKELSEQLDKGAPYRALQKFYAVCPTNALEFLVIMTVGGFGAYLIIWSGMSQGAAVAMLSLLAVSGWRMVPAANKIITGFKTLEQSWPYLEKLATYISGGHREVYEDGEQAELCFDNDIRVDNLAFSYDVESLPVLSDVSFDIRKAQTTAIIGDSGAGKSTMLYLLLGLLDPTGGNILLGDRRLDATTRGAWLKRVGYVPQSPYVQTGTLAENIAFGVPKPEISIDRVMECCKLAAIDFIDELANGLDTVVGDGGVRLSGGQCQRVAIARALYRDPCVLIFDEATSALDTHNEQAVMGALMSLRGKMTMVLVTHRLDSAFACDRVVYLRKGEAVVVGAPDEIIPLYKERQVCDVGFSECR from the coding sequence ATGACAATAACGGAATTGGTTAAAATTTTTTGGTCGATCATAGCGCCTGATAACAAAAAAAGGCTTTTTTTTGTCGTTTTTATGCAGTGTGTGGCAGCTGTTGTTGAAAATGTTATGGCTGTTTCTATTGCTTCTTTTGCTTCATTTTCCGTTAATCCCCAAGCTTTCTTAGAAAATACAAAAGTTATTATTTTGTTGTCACATATACCGTTTGTAGAAGCAAGAGTTGTCGACATAATGTTGTTTCTAGTTGCTGCAATGGTTGTATCCGTTGCTTTGAAGGTGGTGTTTAGCTTAAGCTCTGAGTATATGCAGTCTACTCTTGCTGAGAAGATTAGCAATGACACCGCTATGGCAACGATGAAATCTCTGATGGCTCGAAGCTTTTCTTGGCATCTTAAGCAAAATCCTGCAGACCTTGTGCTGGCTTTACAGTGGCGGCAGTTCGGGAGTGGTCTTTGTTCAACTATAACGCAAATTGTTTTTAACATAATGCTTGCGTTGCTTTTGCTGTCTACGTTGTGTTTTGCTGATCCTGTGCTGGTGATTCCAATGCTAATTATAAGTTGTATGGGAGGGGCTGTTTATAAGGTCTTTCGAGGGAGAGTTTCGAGCACTTCAAAGCTGTATTTTTACATCTGCCTTGTTATTAATGCAATTGTGTCGCGTGGGATCTATGGTGTCCGGGAAGTGAAGGTGTTTCAGGCAGAGAATTATTTAGAAAAAGAATTGTCGGAGCAGTTGGATAAAGGTGCTCCTTACAGAGCTTTGCAAAAGTTTTATGCCGTATGCCCAACAAATGCCCTTGAATTTCTCGTCATTATGACGGTCGGGGGGTTTGGTGCATATTTGATTATATGGTCCGGTATGAGCCAAGGTGCGGCCGTTGCGATGCTGTCGTTGCTGGCTGTGAGTGGGTGGCGCATGGTGCCTGCTGCCAATAAGATCATTACCGGATTCAAAACATTGGAACAATCTTGGCCCTACCTTGAAAAGCTCGCTACCTATATTTCGGGAGGCCATCGAGAAGTGTATGAAGATGGGGAGCAGGCTGAGCTGTGTTTTGATAATGATATTCGCGTGGATAATCTCGCATTTTCTTATGATGTTGAATCTTTACCTGTGCTTTCTGATGTTTCATTCGACATTAGGAAGGCTCAGACGACAGCTATTATTGGTGATTCGGGTGCTGGTAAGAGTACGATGTTATATCTGCTGTTAGGATTGCTTGACCCAACTGGCGGGAATATCTTGCTTGGTGACCGTAGGCTTGATGCTACTACTAGAGGTGCCTGGTTGAAGAGGGTGGGGTATGTTCCTCAATCTCCTTATGTTCAAACGGGAACATTGGCTGAAAATATCGCTTTTGGCGTTCCGAAGCCTGAGATATCAATTGATAGGGTGATGGAGTGTTGCAAGTTGGCTGCAATTGATTTTATTGACGAGCTTGCGAACGGTCTTGATACGGTTGTTGGGGATGGTGGGGTCAGGCTTTCCGGTGGCCAGTGTCAGCGAGTTGCTATAGCCCGGGCGCTGTATAGAGATCCTTGTGTGCTTATTTTCGATGAGGCAACAAGTGCGCTGGACACTCATAATGAGCAGGCTGTGATGGGAGCCCTTATGTCTTTGCGCGGGAAAATGACCATGGTTTTGGTTACCCACCGACTTGATAGTGCTTTTGCATGTGATCGCGTTGTGTATTTAAGGAAGGGGGAGGCTGTGGTGGTGGGGGCGCCTGATGAAATCATACCTTTGTACAAAGAGCGTCAGGTTTGCGATGTCGGTTTTTCCGAATGCCGTTAG
- a CDS encoding class I SAM-dependent methyltransferase has translation MTKEFDCTWEERYASGHCQRYPWDMVVSFVYSSLPRDVARNEIRILEVGCGTGSNLWFAAREGFSVAGLDASESAIRFAVDRFAKEGLEGDFRIGSFTSLPFENAIFDLVIDRAALTCTGFSHSRMAVDEIYRVLKAGGKMLSMTYSKEHTSYCSGDCVGDGLIDNISAGTLTGIGQVCFYSKEDLQNLFSQFIISKMTHITKNEVYPHSDWVHSTWCVEVLKS, from the coding sequence ATGACAAAGGAGTTTGATTGCACTTGGGAAGAGCGTTACGCTTCTGGCCATTGCCAGCGATATCCTTGGGATATGGTGGTCAGTTTTGTTTATTCTTCCTTGCCTCGTGATGTGGCGAGGAATGAAATTAGAATTTTAGAAGTGGGTTGCGGTACTGGTAGTAATCTCTGGTTTGCCGCTCGTGAGGGTTTTTCTGTTGCCGGGCTTGACGCAAGTGAAAGTGCTATCCGTTTTGCAGTTGATAGATTCGCTAAAGAAGGCTTGGAAGGAGATTTTCGAATCGGGAGTTTTACATCTCTGCCATTTGAAAATGCAATATTTGATTTGGTGATTGATAGGGCTGCCTTAACTTGTACTGGTTTCTCTCATTCGCGTATGGCTGTTGATGAAATTTATCGTGTTCTTAAGGCTGGTGGGAAAATGCTCTCAATGACATATAGTAAGGAGCATACAAGTTACTGTTCTGGTGATTGTGTTGGTGATGGGTTGATCGATAATATTTCTGCCGGAACTTTGACTGGAATTGGGCAAGTTTGTTTCTATAGTAAAGAAGATTTGCAAAATCTTTTCAGCCAATTCATTATTTCAAAGATGACGCATATTACAAAAAATGAAGTCTATCCTCACAGCGATTGGGTTCATTCTACGTGGTGTGTTGAAGTTTTGAAGAGTTAA
- a CDS encoding TIM barrel protein → MSSFPFSVGLKLFSTNSQLIPLVQDIQDTGLFGYVELYVLPGTYRENINHFKHISLPFVIHAPHFGHGVNLANPLLRQNNVKKIEDARRFADKTGAEYIIVHGGFDGELAEVIEQVGLIGDSRFLLENLPFWGDAGQRCIGSSPDSVSVALQSGVFLGFVLDVGHAACASASTQSDFLSYLDSFLSLCPKMFHVSDGHLNSGQDMHLPIGFGDFPWRDILKRIPDRSMLTMETPRDMRFGLADTVNDRHRIEEIFG, encoded by the coding sequence ATGTCTAGCTTTCCGTTTTCTGTTGGACTGAAGTTGTTTTCTACTAATAGTCAGCTTATCCCTCTTGTTCAAGACATTCAGGACACAGGGTTGTTTGGGTATGTTGAGCTGTATGTTCTTCCGGGAACATACCGTGAAAATATAAACCACTTTAAGCATATCTCTTTGCCATTTGTCATTCATGCTCCTCACTTTGGGCATGGCGTAAATCTCGCTAACCCGCTTCTGCGTCAGAATAATGTAAAAAAAATTGAAGATGCTCGACGATTTGCCGACAAAACTGGTGCGGAATATATAATTGTGCACGGAGGATTTGATGGAGAATTGGCGGAAGTTATCGAGCAGGTCGGTTTGATTGGTGATTCTCGTTTTTTGTTGGAAAATTTGCCTTTTTGGGGTGATGCAGGGCAGAGATGTATCGGTTCGTCGCCCGATTCAGTGTCAGTTGCGCTGCAAAGCGGTGTATTTTTAGGTTTTGTTTTAGATGTTGGGCATGCTGCATGCGCATCTGCATCCACCCAAAGTGATTTTTTATCATACTTGGATTCGTTTTTGTCTTTATGTCCCAAGATGTTTCATGTTTCTGACGGCCATTTGAATTCCGGTCAGGATATGCATTTGCCCATTGGATTTGGTGATTTTCCTTGGAGAGATATACTTAAGAGAATTCCTGACCGTTCTATGCTGACTATGGAAACCCCCAGGGATATGCGCTTTGGGCTCGCTGATACTGTAAATGATCGTCACCGAATTGAAGAAATTTTTGGGTAA
- a CDS encoding PIG-L deacetylase family protein: MKRALVVAAHPDDEVLGCGGTIAKLAMNGFSVDVIIMAEGETSRSSFEQSSAEESLAALRKAATEAGALLGAASVVLLGLPDNRMDSMDLLDVVKRLEATVGDTCYNAVYTHHSGDVNIDHQIVNRAVVTVFRPMPGKHNPSIYAFEVPSSTEWQPPSQSFPFLPTVFVDVSAVLERKIAALKVYESEMRPWPHARSLAAVEALAKWRGATVGVDAAEAFVACRIIE, translated from the coding sequence GTGAAAAGGGCTCTTGTTGTTGCAGCGCATCCTGACGATGAAGTTTTGGGGTGCGGAGGAACTATTGCAAAGCTTGCTATGAATGGCTTTAGCGTGGATGTCATTATCATGGCTGAAGGAGAGACGAGTCGCTCTTCTTTTGAACAAAGTAGTGCTGAAGAGTCACTTGCAGCTCTTCGGAAGGCGGCTACAGAGGCTGGTGCGCTGTTAGGTGCCGCCTCGGTTGTGCTGCTTGGTCTGCCTGATAACCGAATGGACAGCATGGATTTGCTTGATGTTGTTAAACGCCTTGAAGCGACAGTTGGCGATACTTGCTATAATGCCGTTTATACGCATCATTCGGGAGATGTTAATATTGATCACCAGATCGTGAACAGGGCGGTTGTCACAGTTTTTCGACCCATGCCTGGTAAGCATAATCCATCAATTTATGCCTTTGAAGTACCTTCAAGTACAGAGTGGCAACCGCCGTCACAGTCTTTTCCGTTTCTTCCTACTGTTTTTGTTGATGTTTCTGCTGTTCTTGAAAGAAAGATTGCTGCGTTGAAAGTGTATGAGAGCGAGATGCGGCCGTGGCCTCATGCCAGAAGTCTCGCTGCTGTCGAAGCGTTGGCGAAATGGCGTGGAGCGACCGTTGGTGTGGATGCAGCCGAAGCTTTTGTTGCTTGCAGAATAATTGAGTAG
- a CDS encoding acyl carrier protein, protein MNIDDFRNGFQKVLGEVVTTKFDRPIRDDELFSDYGLDSLDVMNLFLQLEDEFGVPLGEDVDPEVCNTLEKLFNFVDERK, encoded by the coding sequence ATGAATATTGATGATTTTCGTAATGGCTTTCAGAAGGTTTTGGGAGAGGTGGTTACAACTAAATTTGATCGCCCAATCAGAGATGATGAATTGTTCTCAGACTATGGGTTAGATTCTCTTGATGTAATGAATTTATTTTTGCAACTCGAGGACGAATTTGGTGTACCTCTTGGAGAAGACGTAGATCCCGAAGTTTGCAATACGTTGGAAAAGCTTTTTAATTTTGTTGACGAGAGAAAGTAG
- a CDS encoding WbqC family protein: MSKSIVISQPRFLPALNYFQRMEICDCFVFLDTVQYSPSDWENRNKIKTPLGAQWVTVPVKNSGHGMRIFDTEIENKHNWRSKILKTLRQNYSKAPFYTYCMPYLEECFSQDWYKLVDLNMHLIDFACRTLDISCEFVFSSELNVDGSGEALLINLCKNLGADKYISGSLGRNYITKRNWDDEGIELCYHDFEPYEYPQIYGEFLPWLCFVDLFMNCGPKSKDYFFKNLGEITPA; the protein is encoded by the coding sequence GTGAGTAAATCTATTGTTATTAGTCAGCCAAGGTTTCTTCCTGCTTTGAATTATTTTCAACGTATGGAGATCTGTGATTGTTTTGTATTTCTTGATACGGTTCAATACTCGCCAAGCGATTGGGAGAATCGTAATAAAATAAAAACCCCTTTGGGTGCGCAGTGGGTTACCGTTCCAGTTAAAAACTCTGGTCACGGAATGCGAATTTTTGATACAGAGATTGAGAATAAGCACAACTGGAGATCGAAAATACTCAAGACGTTGCGCCAGAATTACTCTAAGGCGCCTTTTTACACTTACTGTATGCCATATTTGGAAGAATGTTTTTCTCAGGATTGGTATAAGCTTGTTGATTTGAATATGCATTTGATCGACTTTGCTTGTCGTACTTTAGATATTTCATGCGAATTTGTATTTTCATCTGAACTGAATGTGGATGGTTCTGGTGAGGCTTTGTTGATCAATTTATGTAAAAATCTTGGTGCAGATAAGTACATTTCTGGTTCTCTTGGTCGTAATTATATCACGAAGAGAAATTGGGATGATGAGGGTATAGAGCTGTGTTATCATGATTTTGAGCCATATGAGTATCCCCAAATCTACGGTGAATTTCTCCCGTGGCTTTGTTTTGTCGATTTGTTTATGAATTGCGGGCCAAAGAGTAAG
- a CDS encoding transferase encodes MSALQMDVSSSELLALVERQLNSFWGVSRRELDVLSHVLPGALAKIEICFSTLSNKYCNRNGGGYFSPYHADSYCVYLYHLAKELYEKERDWIDLADRIYYLNRVMHGVDLFYGVDLPTIFWVGHPLGAVIGRGSFGDYFSFSQGCNVGNSKGNYPVLGHHVHMYPRSAVLGSCKVGNFCVLASGTIVKNQDVPSNSLVFGESPDLTFKPLEESYYYTLVQFKEDQVYV; translated from the coding sequence TTGTCTGCTTTGCAAATGGATGTTTCTAGTTCAGAGCTGTTAGCTCTTGTCGAGCGACAGCTGAACTCTTTCTGGGGAGTGTCCAGGAGGGAGCTTGATGTGTTAAGTCATGTCCTTCCTGGCGCCCTAGCTAAGATTGAAATATGTTTCAGCACGTTAAGCAACAAGTATTGTAATAGAAATGGTGGAGGATATTTTTCGCCGTACCATGCTGATTCGTATTGTGTGTACTTGTATCACTTGGCGAAAGAGCTTTACGAAAAGGAAAGAGACTGGATCGATTTGGCAGATAGGATCTACTATTTGAATCGAGTCATGCATGGGGTTGATTTGTTTTACGGGGTTGATTTACCCACAATTTTTTGGGTCGGGCACCCTCTTGGAGCAGTGATAGGACGCGGCTCATTTGGAGATTATTTTTCATTCAGTCAGGGGTGTAACGTTGGAAATAGCAAGGGGAACTACCCTGTGCTCGGACATCACGTCCATATGTATCCCCGTTCTGCGGTTTTAGGTAGCTGTAAAGTTGGCAATTTCTGCGTGTTGGCTTCTGGAACTATCGTAAAGAATCAAGATGTTCCAAGCAATTCGTTAGTGTTTGGGGAGTCTCCCGATTTGACTTTCAAACCTCTCGAAGAGTCTTATTATTACACCCTCGTTCAGTTCAAAGAAGATCAGGTTTATGTCTAG